In the genome of Sorangium aterium, one region contains:
- a CDS encoding right-handed parallel beta-helix repeat-containing protein, translating to MSINRKQSLAATSMTAGLFVLLAAGYARAAEYYVAPDGGDSNRGTMDQPFATLSKANGAAAAGDTIWVRGGIYYITTQLVLSRGGTSDTNRTKIWAYPGEKPVLDASRYNTSNRAVDVPVVLVTGSWMHLRGLEIANAKVGRSGDHSYSLLRTKNSSNNVFELLHLHHAFGPALFIDTGNGGNLILNCDAHDNYDQDGSQGDGQNGDGFGVHYQTTGPSTIIRGCRAWNNSDDGYDYISQEVPVITEGSFAMSNGRGSQGNGNGFKVGSSKTGIRHVVRNNVAWKNKAAGFYANHSSGGNTWLNNTAYNNGTQYNMLASPPNDSGQAIILTGELAHRMRNNVGFPNKNSNMGGADAAFNTWDLNITEASAAFESTSDAGCTGPREADGSIPSACAFMKLKAGSALIDKGTDVRLPFVGSAPDLGAYEFGAEPTEGTGGGAAGGSGTGMGGTAANGSGGDGAGGTVGTSGGMGAQGGAGQGGVVGIGGSPETGGATGGTDGDSGGRAGAAGASEDDSSAAGCACAVTSDDATAGRGGFAFLALASAFAARSRDRRTARRKNGRSSRF from the coding sequence ATGAGCATCAATCGAAAGCAGTCTTTGGCAGCAACGTCGATGACCGCCGGCCTCTTCGTGCTGCTGGCGGCCGGATACGCGCGCGCGGCGGAGTACTATGTGGCGCCGGACGGCGGCGATTCCAATCGCGGGACCATGGACCAGCCGTTCGCCACCCTTTCCAAGGCGAACGGCGCCGCCGCCGCCGGTGACACCATCTGGGTGCGCGGCGGCATCTACTACATCACGACCCAGCTCGTCCTTTCGAGGGGCGGCACCTCGGATACCAACCGTACCAAGATTTGGGCCTATCCAGGTGAGAAGCCGGTGCTCGACGCGTCGAGATACAACACCAGCAACCGGGCCGTCGACGTGCCGGTGGTCCTGGTGACCGGAAGCTGGATGCACCTTCGAGGGCTCGAGATCGCCAACGCCAAGGTGGGCAGGAGCGGCGACCACTCGTACTCGCTGCTCCGCACCAAGAACTCCAGCAACAACGTCTTCGAGCTGCTCCACCTCCATCACGCCTTCGGGCCCGCCCTGTTCATCGATACAGGCAACGGCGGCAACCTGATCCTCAACTGCGATGCGCACGACAACTACGACCAGGACGGCAGCCAGGGCGACGGTCAGAACGGAGACGGCTTCGGGGTCCATTACCAAACGACGGGTCCCAGCACGATCATTCGGGGATGCCGCGCGTGGAACAACTCGGACGATGGCTATGACTACATCTCGCAGGAGGTGCCGGTCATCACCGAGGGCAGCTTCGCCATGTCGAACGGTCGGGGCAGCCAGGGCAACGGCAACGGGTTCAAGGTCGGCAGCAGCAAGACGGGCATCCGGCACGTCGTGCGGAACAACGTGGCCTGGAAGAACAAGGCTGCGGGCTTTTACGCGAACCATTCGTCGGGCGGCAACACCTGGCTCAACAACACCGCGTACAACAATGGAACCCAATACAACATGCTGGCGAGCCCGCCCAACGATAGCGGCCAGGCGATCATCTTGACCGGAGAGCTCGCGCACAGAATGCGGAACAACGTCGGCTTCCCGAACAAGAACTCGAACATGGGAGGCGCCGACGCCGCGTTCAACACGTGGGACCTGAACATCACGGAGGCGAGCGCGGCCTTCGAGAGCACGTCCGACGCCGGTTGCACCGGACCCCGCGAGGCCGACGGCAGCATCCCCTCCGCGTGCGCGTTCATGAAGCTCAAGGCTGGGAGCGCTTTGATCGACAAAGGCACGGACGTGCGGCTTCCGTTCGTCGGATCGGCGCCGGACCTCGGAGCTTACGAATTCGGCGCCGAGCCGACCGAAGGGACAGGTGGCGGTGCCGCCGGTGGCTCTGGCACCGGCATGGGCGGCACGGCAGCCAATGGAAGCGGCGGCGACGGGGCCGGTGGCACGGTCGGCACCAGCGGTGGAATGGGCGCACAGGGTGGCGCTGGCCAGGGTGGCGTGGTGGGTATCGGCGGCTCCCCGGAGACCGGCGGCGCTACGGGCGGCACCGACGGCGATTCGGGGGGCCGCGCCGGAGCCGCAGGGGCCTCGGAGGACGACAGCTCCGCGGCGGGTTGCGCTTGCGCCGTCACTTCCGACGACGCCACCGCCGGTAGGGGCGGGTTCGCGTTTCTCGCCCTTGCCTCCGCATTCGCCGCGCGCTCCCGCGATCGGAGGACGGCGCGACGGAAGAACGGCCGGTCGTCGAGGTTCTGA
- a CDS encoding alpha/beta hydrolase family esterase produces the protein MAVAIGMNRDTDKPYYGLLELSENSAIFVAPDGLDKGWANTNGRDVAFTDAFLEQVQNDLCIDTTRIFATGFSYGAGMSYAVACARPTVFRGGAVYAAALLSGCQGGTTPVAYFGAHGINDATLNYSGGENLRNKFVTLNRCVSQNPPRAPRGGHICTSFDGCMPEFPVRWCSYDGGHNPTHKDSGTRESWVPEEAWNFIAQF, from the coding sequence ATGGCGGTCGCCATCGGTATGAACAGGGACACGGACAAGCCCTATTACGGACTGCTGGAGCTCTCGGAGAACAGCGCGATCTTCGTCGCGCCGGATGGCCTCGATAAGGGATGGGCGAACACCAACGGCCGGGACGTGGCGTTCACCGATGCCTTCCTCGAGCAAGTGCAGAACGATCTCTGCATCGACACGACGCGGATCTTTGCGACCGGGTTCAGCTACGGCGCAGGCATGTCGTACGCCGTCGCGTGCGCGCGCCCGACCGTCTTCCGGGGGGGCGCCGTTTACGCCGCCGCGCTGCTCAGCGGTTGCCAGGGAGGAACCACCCCCGTCGCTTATTTCGGGGCCCATGGCATCAACGACGCCACGCTCAACTACTCGGGGGGAGAGAACTTGCGCAACAAGTTCGTGACGCTGAACCGTTGTGTGTCGCAGAATCCGCCGAGGGCGCCGAGGGGTGGGCACATTTGCACGTCGTTTGACGGTTGCATGCCCGAGTTCCCGGTCCGTTGGTGCAGCTACGATGGCGGCCACAATCCGACCCACAAGGACAGCGGCACGCGAGAAAGCTGGGTTCCGGAAGAAGCCTGGAACTTCATCGCGCAGTTCTGA